A part of Myxococcus landrumus genomic DNA contains:
- a CDS encoding class II glutamine amidotransferase — MSVVLAALTSDPNLLKCELHRLAGQVLVQTEPRANAMGVGAYAQEEVLLRRFSSAEADPSLAQLAPPHESEALLFHASRLPVGLSFEENTQPFRARRWLFAHQGSVSGFDALRAPLMASLPEHLQRLVRGATDSEVLFAVFLRHLRDVGRTDDPRLEARVAGGLLADTAREVIKRSMEEGIPRASTLNLVATNGFVLVACRFGEEPLYYSRLEGGTECEPCGVTASTPETQPSVGAHRRRRTVVVASHLKRPGSWVELPRGTTLAVGPDLQVQLVNGT, encoded by the coding sequence ATGTCCGTTGTCCTTGCCGCCCTCACGTCGGACCCGAATCTGCTGAAGTGCGAGCTGCACCGGCTCGCGGGGCAGGTGCTCGTGCAGACGGAGCCTCGGGCCAACGCGATGGGCGTGGGGGCGTATGCCCAGGAGGAGGTCCTCCTGCGGCGTTTCTCCAGTGCGGAAGCGGACCCTTCGCTCGCGCAGCTGGCCCCACCCCATGAGTCGGAGGCCCTGCTGTTTCATGCGAGCCGGCTCCCGGTGGGCCTCTCATTCGAGGAGAACACCCAGCCCTTCCGAGCGCGCCGCTGGTTGTTCGCCCACCAGGGCAGTGTGAGTGGCTTCGACGCACTGCGCGCGCCCCTGATGGCGTCGCTGCCCGAACACCTCCAGCGCCTGGTGCGCGGTGCGACCGACAGCGAGGTGTTGTTCGCCGTCTTCCTGCGTCACCTGCGGGACGTGGGCCGCACGGATGATCCTCGGTTGGAGGCGCGGGTCGCCGGCGGTCTCCTGGCGGACACGGCTCGCGAGGTCATCAAGCGCTCCATGGAGGAGGGCATCCCCCGCGCCTCCACCCTGAACCTGGTGGCCACCAATGGCTTCGTCCTGGTGGCCTGCCGGTTCGGCGAGGAGCCGCTGTATTACTCACGCCTGGAAGGCGGCACGGAGTGTGAGCCCTGCGGTGTGACGGCGAGCACGCCCGAGACACAGCCCTCGGTGGGCGCCCATCGCCGCCGCCGCACCGTCGTCGTCGCCAGTCACTTGAAGCGCCCGGGAAGCTGGGTGGAGTTGCCTCGCGGCACCACACTCGCCGTGGGGCCGGACCTCCAGGTTCAGCTCGTCAACGGAACTTGA
- the dnaK gene encoding molecular chaperone DnaK, whose product MSDDIAIGIDLGTSYSCVSVVQDGQPLVIPNEWGETTHASCVSFLEDGSVLVGNAAKKNIITSPENTVYSAKRLIGRYYFSDEVKKAQAVMPYRIVEGDNNSVRIGVRERTYSLPEISALVLKEMKAVAETYLGREVTKAVVTVPAYFNDNQRQATKDAGRIAGLEVLRILNEPTAAALAYGFGRDVNQRVVVYDLGGGTFDVSILEIGKDVFEVLATAGDTYLGGDDFDDRIMTYLADDFLGKTRLDLRQNKFCLQMLKEAAEKAKIDVGQTGHAEILCAGICQDAQGNVMDLRNTLNQDQFNRMVMDLVQRTFKVCDEALQSARLTAADIDAVILVGGPTRLPIIRNSVKHYFQKAPLEGINPDQVVAMGAALQSHALLDSKTETFLVDVTPLTLRIGTVGGYTEKIIDKNTPVPIDRSKAFTTSRDGQEKVKIRVYQGESNRADECEMLGEFEFAGFRIGYRGEVKIEVTFEINTDGLVNVSACDTETGQKTSTTITLSSGMTEADIQKSIQANRSTRLAGHHNTDLPAVAQ is encoded by the coding sequence ATGTCGGACGACATCGCAATCGGCATCGACCTCGGCACGTCGTACTCGTGCGTGTCGGTGGTCCAGGACGGCCAGCCTCTCGTCATCCCCAATGAGTGGGGCGAGACGACGCATGCCTCCTGCGTGTCCTTCCTCGAGGACGGCTCGGTGCTGGTGGGCAACGCGGCCAAGAAGAACATCATCACCAGCCCGGAGAACACGGTGTACTCCGCCAAGCGGCTCATCGGGCGCTACTACTTCTCCGACGAGGTGAAGAAGGCGCAGGCGGTGATGCCGTATCGGATTGTCGAGGGCGACAACAACTCGGTGCGCATCGGTGTGAGGGAGCGGACGTACTCGCTGCCGGAGATCTCCGCGCTGGTGCTCAAGGAGATGAAGGCGGTGGCGGAGACGTACCTGGGCCGCGAGGTGACCAAGGCGGTGGTCACCGTGCCCGCGTACTTCAACGACAACCAGCGCCAGGCCACCAAGGACGCGGGCCGCATCGCGGGGTTGGAGGTGCTGCGCATCCTCAACGAGCCCACGGCCGCCGCGCTGGCGTACGGTTTCGGACGGGACGTCAATCAGCGCGTCGTCGTGTATGACCTGGGCGGCGGCACGTTCGACGTGTCCATCCTGGAGATTGGCAAGGACGTCTTCGAGGTGCTCGCGACGGCGGGCGACACGTACCTGGGCGGCGACGACTTCGACGACCGCATCATGACGTACCTGGCGGACGACTTCCTGGGCAAGACGCGGTTGGATTTGCGGCAGAACAAGTTCTGTCTCCAGATGCTGAAGGAGGCCGCGGAGAAGGCGAAGATCGACGTGGGGCAGACGGGCCACGCGGAGATTCTGTGCGCGGGCATCTGCCAGGACGCGCAGGGCAACGTGATGGACCTGCGCAACACGCTCAACCAGGACCAGTTCAACCGGATGGTGATGGACCTGGTGCAGCGCACGTTCAAGGTGTGCGACGAGGCGTTGCAGAGCGCGCGCCTGACGGCGGCGGACATCGACGCGGTCATCCTGGTGGGTGGACCGACGCGGCTGCCCATCATCCGCAACTCGGTGAAGCACTACTTCCAGAAGGCGCCGCTGGAGGGAATCAATCCCGACCAGGTCGTGGCGATGGGCGCGGCGCTCCAGTCGCATGCGCTCCTGGACAGCAAGACGGAGACGTTCCTGGTGGACGTCACGCCGCTGACGCTGCGCATCGGCACGGTGGGTGGGTACACCGAGAAGATCATCGACAAGAACACGCCGGTGCCCATCGACCGCTCGAAGGCGTTCACCACCAGCCGCGATGGCCAGGAGAAGGTGAAGATTCGCGTGTATCAGGGCGAGTCCAACCGGGCCGACGAGTGCGAGATGCTCGGCGAGTTCGAGTTCGCGGGGTTTCGCATCGGGTATCGCGGCGAGGTGAAGATTGAGGTCACCTTCGAAATCAACACCGATGGCCTGGTGAACGTCTCCGCATGTGACACGGAGACGGGCCAGAAGACGTCGACGACCATCACGCTGTCGTCCGGCATGACCGAGGCCGACATCCAGAAGTCCATCCAGGCGAACCGGAGCACCCGTCTCGCCGGGCACCACAACACCGACCTGCCCGCTGTGGCCCAGTAG
- a CDS encoding J domain-containing protein, producing the protein MGSAPLTPPPVAPGIAPVRPAAQAVPTVAPMVPAIAPAVPSIQPQATAGARPIVPSIPAATAPGTAPPRPPPTLAVGQVAPPPPPGAPPQPRPGSRPTMSLPALAPASLPPRPPPAGAVPSVAPVAAAPRVPSVSPVVPPIAPAIPSVAPLAPPPPPASAMSPPPPPSTSGKGPGLDANQLADLASRCAKLDQLDYFEVLLLERTAAPADIKKAFYRESRTYHPDRFFHITDKLLKEQVHELYKRVTEAYYVLRDDTKRKKYLADISSPERAQKLRFTEASEAETKAAAKKEQEEQIGTHPKGRQFYQQAQKDIEANNWSAAERNLKMALTYEPANARYKESLLEAQKRLQEESKGKGDSFKIR; encoded by the coding sequence GTGGGAAGCGCGCCCCTGACGCCCCCGCCCGTTGCCCCAGGCATCGCGCCAGTCCGCCCCGCCGCGCAGGCGGTGCCCACCGTCGCGCCGATGGTTCCCGCCATCGCCCCCGCGGTGCCCTCGATTCAACCGCAGGCCACCGCGGGCGCTCGCCCCATCGTCCCAAGCATCCCCGCCGCGACAGCCCCGGGCACCGCGCCGCCGCGCCCTCCGCCGACGCTCGCCGTCGGTCAGGTCGCGCCGCCTCCGCCCCCGGGCGCGCCTCCCCAGCCGCGCCCTGGCTCCCGGCCGACCATGTCGCTGCCCGCGCTCGCCCCCGCCTCGCTGCCACCCCGGCCGCCCCCGGCAGGAGCCGTGCCCTCGGTGGCACCTGTGGCCGCCGCGCCCCGCGTCCCCTCGGTCAGCCCCGTGGTGCCGCCCATCGCGCCAGCGATTCCCTCGGTCGCACCGCTCGCGCCCCCGCCGCCTCCGGCGAGCGCCATGTCGCCTCCGCCACCTCCGAGCACCTCGGGCAAGGGCCCCGGGCTCGACGCGAACCAGCTCGCGGATCTCGCGTCGCGTTGCGCGAAGCTGGACCAGCTCGACTACTTCGAGGTGCTCCTGTTGGAGCGCACAGCCGCGCCCGCCGACATCAAGAAGGCGTTCTACCGGGAGAGCCGCACGTACCACCCGGACCGCTTCTTCCACATCACGGACAAGCTCCTCAAGGAGCAGGTCCACGAGCTCTACAAGCGCGTCACCGAGGCCTACTACGTCCTGCGCGACGACACGAAGCGCAAGAAGTACCTGGCCGACATCTCGAGCCCCGAGCGCGCCCAGAAGCTGCGCTTCACCGAGGCCTCCGAGGCGGAGACCAAGGCCGCCGCGAAGAAGGAGCAGGAAGAGCAGATTGGCACCCACCCCAAGGGCCGCCAGTTCTACCAACAGGCCCAGAAGGACATCGAGGCCAACAACTGGTCCGCCGCCGAGCGGAACCTCAAGATGGCCCTCACCTACGAGCCCGCCAACGCGCGCTACAAGGAGAGCCTCCTCGAAGCCCAGAAGCGCCTCCAGGAAGAGTCCAAGGGCAAGGGCGACTCGTTCAAGATTCGCTGA
- a CDS encoding CvpA family protein, with protein sequence MVIDLIILGMVLFFGLIGAFTGASRQVANWVGLALGYFTSRKLGPLVAPHMAEALDGPLLVGLVAGTVLLFIGVWLSVRYALGALLQRFLATGKDNEDRSIDRLLGFLLGAGKTAAFAWLALSALAFFEQHVIVAGRRLGVSPHDSLAAQAARRFNLFEMTQFAPMDDMVQVARAAGDPERAAQLKNDPAYKALRKDPRFQRLLQDDKVKQALARGDTAALLRNDLVLQLIQDPDVAARLGAAARASERHDDVTR encoded by the coding sequence ATGGTCATCGACCTCATCATCCTGGGCATGGTGCTGTTCTTCGGCCTCATCGGCGCCTTCACCGGGGCGTCGCGCCAGGTGGCCAACTGGGTGGGCCTGGCCCTGGGCTACTTCACCTCACGCAAGCTGGGCCCCCTCGTCGCGCCCCACATGGCGGAGGCCCTCGACGGCCCGCTGCTCGTGGGACTCGTCGCGGGCACGGTGCTCCTCTTCATCGGCGTGTGGCTGTCGGTCCGCTACGCGCTGGGCGCGCTCCTCCAGCGCTTCCTCGCCACTGGCAAGGACAACGAGGACCGAAGCATTGACCGGCTGCTGGGCTTCCTGCTCGGCGCGGGAAAGACGGCCGCCTTCGCGTGGCTGGCCCTCAGCGCGCTCGCCTTCTTCGAGCAGCACGTCATCGTCGCCGGCCGTCGCCTGGGCGTCTCCCCCCACGACTCGCTGGCCGCCCAGGCCGCGCGCCGCTTCAACCTCTTCGAGATGACCCAGTTCGCCCCCATGGACGACATGGTCCAGGTGGCTCGGGCGGCGGGAGACCCGGAGCGCGCGGCCCAGCTCAAGAACGACCCCGCCTACAAGGCCCTGCGCAAGGACCCGCGCTTCCAGCGGCTGCTCCAGGACGACAAGGTGAAGCAGGCGCTGGCCCGGGGAGACACCGCCGCGCTCCTGCGCAATGACCTGGTCCTCCAGCTCATCCAGGACCCGGACGTGGCCGCGCGCCTGGGAGCGGCGGCCCGAGCCTCCGAGCGTCACGACGACGTCACACGCTGA
- the clpX gene encoding ATP-dependent Clp protease ATP-binding subunit ClpX: MEPSARREEAPLTPREIYERLDRYVIGQDAAKRAVAIAAHNHLKRVQARRVRRQSLIKKSNILLIGPTGSGKTHIARNLADILHVPFTTVDATEYTEAGYYGKDVEVMISDLLLKANHSVEDTQRGIIFVDEVDKIARRSQGARNGAGSRDIGGEGVQQGLLKLLEGREVYVPLNVTQAWNKSDFVQVDTRDILFICAGTFSDLHDAGDESSRPLGFGANEMARMRRRISTRQLVEFGMLAEFLGRLPVVVQLELLGEPELMRVLTEPPDSIVREFHELLAMDDLELDFDDAALREVVHYSVSRGLGARGLRSILEHVMADVMFEAPEHRKRQLRVDSDYVRARLKGLDAVQLSV, from the coding sequence ATGGAGCCGTCCGCACGCAGGGAAGAAGCGCCGCTGACCCCTCGGGAAATCTATGAGCGGCTGGACCGCTACGTCATCGGCCAGGATGCCGCGAAGCGCGCGGTGGCCATCGCCGCCCACAACCACCTCAAGCGGGTCCAGGCCCGCAGGGTGAGGCGCCAGTCGCTCATCAAGAAGTCCAACATCCTGCTCATCGGCCCCACCGGGAGCGGCAAGACGCACATCGCCCGCAACCTGGCGGACATCCTCCACGTGCCGTTCACCACCGTGGACGCCACCGAGTACACGGAGGCGGGCTACTACGGGAAGGACGTGGAGGTGATGATCTCCGACCTGCTCCTCAAGGCGAACCACTCCGTCGAGGACACGCAGCGGGGCATCATCTTCGTGGATGAGGTGGACAAGATTGCCCGCCGCTCGCAGGGGGCCCGCAACGGTGCGGGCAGCCGGGACATCGGCGGGGAGGGTGTCCAGCAGGGCCTGCTCAAGCTCCTGGAGGGGCGCGAGGTCTACGTGCCGCTCAACGTCACCCAGGCGTGGAACAAGAGCGACTTCGTGCAGGTGGACACGCGCGACATCCTCTTCATCTGCGCGGGGACCTTCAGCGACCTGCACGACGCGGGCGACGAATCCAGCCGGCCGCTGGGCTTTGGCGCGAATGAGATGGCCCGCATGCGGCGTCGCATCAGCACCCGGCAGTTGGTGGAGTTCGGGATGCTGGCGGAGTTCCTCGGGCGCCTGCCCGTGGTGGTGCAACTGGAGCTCTTGGGCGAGCCGGAGCTGATGCGCGTCCTCACGGAGCCGCCGGACTCCATCGTCCGGGAGTTTCATGAGCTGCTGGCCATGGATGACCTGGAGCTGGACTTCGATGACGCGGCCCTCCGCGAGGTGGTGCACTACTCGGTGTCTCGCGGGCTGGGGGCTCGCGGGCTGCGCTCCATCCTGGAGCACGTCATGGCGGATGTCATGTTCGAGGCCCCAGAACACCGGAAGCGGCAACTTCGCGTGGACTCGGACTACGTGCGCGCGCGGCTGAAGGGGCTGGATGCCGTGCAGCTCAGCGTGTGA
- the speA gene encoding biosynthetic arginine decarboxylase, whose amino-acid sequence MPANAPPHRWTLADAHELYGIRNWGSPYFGINDKGHVCVHPDGPQAPSMDLKDLVDEVRRRGIGLPLLLRFTDVLRHRVVHLNEAFRKAMTDQGFKGGYRGVYPIKVNQHRYVVETIIEAGKGYNYGLEAGSKPELMAVMALLENEDALVICNGYKDEEYIETALFYSRLGRNVILVVEKPSELPLIAEVARRTGITPRLGMRVKLSTRGAGKWEASGGDRSKFGLSSSELMGCIGFMKDTGLLPAFELLHFHLGSQISNIRNVKNALREVGCFYVEVARQGAPLKYLDVGGGLGVDYDGSQTNFASSMNYTTEEYANDVVFGVMEACDRAGVPHPTLVSESGRAVVAHHAVLVVDVLGTSEFDPVSVPDKVDDKAPSVVRNLLATYREVTNKNLLEAWHDAQDSKEESLTLFSLGHLSLEQRVAAENIYWATCHKIMRIAREAGEMPEELESLEKSLSDTYFCNFSVFQSLPDSWAIDQLFPMMPIHRLAEKPTRRATLADITCDSDGKIEHFIDKREVKDALELHALNDDDYYVGIFLVGAYQEILGDLHNLFGDTHTVQVSLAPNGGYLIDHVVAGDTVTEVLNYVSYNKDDLVARLRKFTEMALRQGRISLDESRTLLRMYEDGLSGYTYLERGVDATFTGSASQLRLLPQPDATRPPVVPSGT is encoded by the coding sequence ATGCCCGCTAACGCCCCTCCGCACCGCTGGACCCTCGCTGACGCGCATGAGCTCTATGGAATCCGGAACTGGGGCTCGCCCTATTTCGGAATCAACGACAAGGGCCACGTCTGCGTCCACCCGGACGGGCCCCAGGCCCCCAGCATGGACTTGAAGGACCTGGTGGACGAAGTCCGCCGCCGGGGAATTGGCCTGCCGCTGCTCTTGCGCTTCACGGATGTGTTGCGCCACCGCGTGGTGCACCTCAACGAAGCCTTCCGCAAGGCGATGACCGACCAGGGGTTCAAGGGCGGCTACCGGGGCGTCTACCCCATCAAGGTGAACCAGCACCGCTACGTGGTGGAGACCATCATCGAGGCGGGCAAGGGCTACAACTACGGCCTGGAGGCCGGCAGCAAGCCCGAGCTGATGGCGGTGATGGCGCTGTTGGAGAACGAGGACGCGCTCGTCATCTGCAACGGCTACAAGGACGAGGAGTACATCGAGACGGCCCTCTTCTATTCGCGCCTGGGCCGCAACGTCATCCTCGTGGTGGAGAAGCCCAGCGAGCTGCCCCTCATCGCCGAGGTGGCACGCCGCACCGGCATCACCCCGCGCCTGGGCATGCGCGTGAAGCTGTCCACCCGTGGCGCCGGCAAGTGGGAGGCCAGCGGCGGAGACCGCTCCAAGTTTGGCCTGTCCTCGTCGGAGCTGATGGGCTGCATCGGCTTCATGAAGGACACGGGCCTGCTGCCCGCGTTCGAGCTGCTGCACTTCCACCTGGGAAGCCAGATCTCCAACATCCGCAACGTGAAGAACGCGCTGCGCGAGGTGGGCTGCTTCTACGTGGAGGTGGCGCGGCAGGGCGCGCCGCTGAAGTACCTGGATGTGGGCGGCGGCCTGGGCGTGGACTACGACGGCTCCCAGACGAACTTCGCGTCGTCGATGAACTACACGACGGAGGAGTACGCCAACGACGTGGTGTTCGGCGTCATGGAGGCGTGTGACCGCGCGGGCGTGCCCCACCCCACGCTGGTCTCCGAGTCCGGCCGTGCCGTCGTCGCGCACCACGCGGTGCTGGTGGTGGACGTGCTGGGCACCAGCGAGTTCGACCCGGTGAGCGTGCCGGACAAGGTGGACGACAAGGCGCCCTCCGTGGTGCGCAACCTGCTGGCCACCTACCGCGAGGTGACGAACAAGAACCTCCTGGAGGCGTGGCACGACGCGCAGGACTCCAAGGAGGAGAGCCTCACGCTCTTCTCGCTGGGCCACCTGTCGCTCGAGCAGCGCGTGGCGGCCGAGAACATCTACTGGGCCACCTGCCACAAGATCATGCGCATCGCGCGTGAGGCGGGCGAGATGCCGGAGGAGCTGGAGTCGCTGGAGAAGTCGCTGAGCGACACCTACTTCTGCAACTTCTCGGTGTTCCAGTCGCTGCCGGACTCGTGGGCCATCGACCAGTTGTTCCCGATGATGCCCATCCACCGGCTCGCGGAGAAGCCCACGCGTCGCGCGACGCTGGCGGACATCACCTGCGACTCGGACGGCAAGATTGAGCACTTCATCGACAAGCGCGAGGTGAAGGACGCGCTGGAGCTGCACGCGCTCAACGATGACGACTACTACGTGGGCATCTTCCTGGTGGGCGCGTACCAGGAGATCCTCGGCGACCTGCACAACCTCTTCGGAGACACGCACACCGTGCAGGTGTCGCTGGCGCCCAACGGCGGCTACCTCATCGACCACGTGGTGGCCGGTGACACGGTGACCGAGGTGCTCAACTACGTCAGCTACAACAAGGACGACCTCGTCGCCCGGCTGCGCAAGTTCACCGAGATGGCGCTGCGCCAGGGTCGCATCTCCCTGGACGAGTCGCGCACCCTCCTGCGCATGTACGAGGACGGCCTGTCTGGTTACACGTACCTGGAGCGCGGCGTGGACGCGACGTTCACCGGGAGCGCCAGCCAGTTGAGGCTGTTGCCCCAGCCGGACGCGACGCGCCCGCCCGTGGTTCCGTCGGGCACGTAG
- a CDS encoding OsmC family protein: MSQQQPPATGVVMTLVSHPQFKTQLSHGPSGSGFATEAPRDNGGTGGSFSPTDLVGAALMSCAVTTMHLFASREGISLGEIRARVEKRMTPPPRRIGELVLDIQMPAGLSAENRARLEQVGRECPVARSLHPDVKLPVTFSYPD, translated from the coding sequence ATGAGCCAGCAACAGCCCCCCGCCACCGGCGTGGTGATGACCCTGGTCAGCCACCCCCAGTTCAAGACGCAGCTTTCCCATGGCCCCTCCGGCTCGGGCTTCGCGACGGAGGCGCCCAGGGACAACGGCGGCACCGGCGGCAGCTTCTCGCCCACGGACCTGGTGGGCGCGGCGCTGATGTCCTGCGCGGTGACGACCATGCACCTGTTCGCCTCGCGCGAGGGCATCTCCCTGGGTGAGATTCGCGCCCGCGTGGAGAAGCGCATGACGCCGCCGCCGCGCCGCATTGGCGAGCTGGTGCTGGACATCCAGATGCCCGCGGGCCTCTCCGCCGAGAACCGCGCCCGCCTGGAGCAGGTGGGGCGCGAGTGTCCGGTGGCGCGCAGCCTCCACCCCGACGTGAAGCTGCCCGTGACGTTCAGCTACCCGGACTGA
- a CDS encoding deoxyhypusine synthase family protein, whose amino-acid sequence MAKNSSNPKKSLRAAYSGARKADPRPITGKEKPAELLAHAFSAYVGRQERTAFELMCQSMEQDASIFLTLSGAMTPAGLHQSCLIPLIEKGVISAITTTGANLYHDAHRIIGHAIREVNPNAGDLQYRLARIIRIYDLGFWEEALLDTDRLFSAIIRQPEFQKKMTTPEFHFLLGKAIHGIEKQLGVKQPSLLSTCYKHAVPIWVGAVQDGSIFLNIVKLKRLLGPEFKFELDINDDVYSMAAMQHFCRHNGSKRLAIWILGGGVPKNYTLQGEPLLDQILNVPTAGFDIDLQFCVDPVDNGALSSCPAGEGHTWGKVSVEAVETGSVYVHCDVTAVFPWLTHALLNDPKNKRKPMRLMDRLPEAVKFLDADVQKRRKSLMKTLDWSVGDAEPSTPKDAAKHGTYVR is encoded by the coding sequence ATGGCCAAGAACTCCTCGAACCCGAAGAAGTCCCTGCGCGCCGCGTACTCTGGCGCGCGCAAGGCGGACCCTCGCCCCATCACCGGCAAGGAGAAGCCGGCGGAGCTGCTGGCCCACGCCTTCAGCGCCTACGTGGGGCGCCAGGAGCGCACGGCGTTCGAGCTCATGTGCCAGTCGATGGAGCAGGACGCGTCCATCTTCCTCACGCTGTCGGGCGCCATGACGCCGGCGGGCCTCCACCAGAGCTGTCTCATCCCGCTCATCGAGAAGGGCGTCATCTCCGCCATCACGACGACGGGCGCCAACCTCTACCACGACGCCCACCGCATCATCGGCCACGCCATCCGCGAGGTGAACCCCAACGCGGGGGACCTCCAGTACCGCCTGGCGCGCATCATCCGCATCTACGACCTGGGCTTCTGGGAGGAGGCGCTGCTCGACACCGACCGGCTCTTCTCCGCCATCATCCGGCAGCCCGAGTTCCAGAAGAAGATGACCACGCCCGAGTTCCACTTCCTGCTCGGCAAGGCCATCCACGGCATCGAGAAGCAGCTTGGCGTGAAGCAGCCCTCGCTCTTGTCCACCTGCTACAAGCACGCGGTGCCCATCTGGGTGGGCGCCGTGCAGGACGGCTCCATCTTCCTCAACATCGTCAAGCTCAAGCGCCTGCTGGGGCCCGAGTTCAAGTTCGAGCTCGACATCAACGACGACGTCTACTCCATGGCCGCGATGCAGCACTTCTGCCGCCACAACGGCAGCAAGCGGCTGGCCATTTGGATTCTCGGCGGCGGCGTGCCCAAGAACTACACCCTCCAGGGAGAGCCGCTGCTCGACCAGATTCTCAATGTCCCCACGGCGGGCTTCGACATCGACCTGCAGTTCTGCGTGGACCCCGTGGACAACGGCGCGCTCTCGAGCTGCCCCGCGGGTGAGGGCCACACCTGGGGCAAGGTCTCCGTGGAGGCCGTGGAGACCGGCTCGGTGTACGTGCACTGCGACGTGACGGCCGTCTTCCCCTGGCTCACGCACGCGCTGCTCAACGACCCCAAGAACAAGCGCAAGCCCATGCGGCTGATGGACCGGCTGCCGGAGGCCGTGAAGTTCCTCGACGCCGACGTGCAGAAGCGGCGCAAGTCGCTGATGAAGACGCTGGACTGGAGCGTCGGAGACGCCGAGCCTTCCACCCCCAAGGACGCCGCGAAGCACGGCACCTACGTTCGCTGA
- a CDS encoding RrF2 family transcriptional regulator: MPQHPLQISRKIEYGLRAMTFLASQPLERMVPFREIARRMDVPEDFLAKILKVLVSRKLVRSTRGAHGGYALARPARELTFLDVIEAVEGPVLVNVCQDTQHDGCKATGSCTMYGVWKLGQQRMLDVYRSTTLDRLAMTELRGAPESSSPALDARA; this comes from the coding sequence ATGCCGCAGCACCCACTCCAAATCTCCCGGAAGATTGAGTACGGGTTGCGGGCCATGACGTTCCTTGCCTCGCAGCCGCTCGAGCGCATGGTTCCCTTCCGGGAGATCGCCCGGCGCATGGATGTACCGGAGGACTTCCTCGCGAAGATTCTCAAGGTGCTCGTCTCCCGAAAGCTGGTCCGCTCCACCCGGGGCGCCCACGGCGGCTATGCCCTGGCCCGCCCCGCCCGCGAGCTGACCTTCCTGGATGTCATCGAGGCCGTCGAGGGTCCTGTCCTCGTCAACGTCTGCCAGGACACGCAGCACGACGGCTGCAAGGCCACCGGGAGCTGCACCATGTATGGCGTGTGGAAGCTGGGGCAGCAGCGGATGTTGGACGTGTACCGCTCCACCACGCTGGACCGTCTGGCGATGACAGAGCTGCGAGGCGCACCGGAGTCCAGCTCGCCAGCCCTTGATGCGCGTGCCTAG
- a CDS encoding PHP domain-containing protein, whose protein sequence is MIDLHSHTTASDGQYSPTELLARAAAAGVTVLSVTDHDTVAGLEEARVAAQARGVELVPGIEISAFVLGREVHILGHFVRPEDEDLARFAQRLRGEREQRMEAMVAKMQHLGFPVRMEHVRAIAGDAQLGRPHLARVLVDQGWAIDMKAAFDRFLGTRGMAWVERFKLDGADAIRLIRKAGGTATLAHPGSSKVERMELRELAKAGLAGLEVLHADHNPLLRQKYLALAKEFDLVPTAGSDFHGEAVSAEHRLGSAAMPPELFAKLKARAMN, encoded by the coding sequence GTGATTGACCTTCACTCACACACCACCGCCAGCGATGGTCAGTACTCGCCCACGGAGCTCCTCGCGCGAGCCGCCGCCGCGGGCGTCACGGTGCTCTCCGTGACGGACCACGACACGGTGGCGGGACTCGAGGAAGCCCGCGTCGCCGCGCAAGCACGCGGCGTGGAGCTGGTGCCCGGCATCGAAATCTCCGCCTTCGTGCTCGGCCGTGAAGTGCACATCCTGGGGCACTTCGTCCGGCCCGAGGACGAGGACCTCGCGCGCTTCGCCCAGCGCCTACGCGGTGAGCGGGAGCAGCGCATGGAGGCGATGGTCGCGAAGATGCAGCACCTGGGCTTCCCCGTGCGGATGGAGCACGTGCGGGCCATCGCGGGGGATGCGCAGCTGGGCAGGCCCCATCTGGCGCGAGTGCTCGTGGACCAGGGCTGGGCCATCGACATGAAGGCCGCCTTCGACCGCTTCCTGGGGACGCGGGGCATGGCCTGGGTGGAGCGCTTCAAGCTGGATGGCGCGGACGCGATTCGCCTCATCCGCAAGGCGGGAGGCACCGCCACGCTGGCCCACCCAGGCTCGTCGAAGGTGGAGCGGATGGAGCTGCGCGAGCTGGCGAAGGCGGGCCTCGCGGGCCTCGAAGTCCTCCACGCGGACCACAACCCGCTCTTGCGCCAGAAGTACCTGGCGCTGGCGAAGGAGTTCGACCTGGTGCCCACCGCGGGCAGCGACTTCCATGGCGAGGCCGTGTCCGCCGAACACCGCCTGGGCTCCGCCGCGATGCCTCCCGAGTTGTTCGCGAAGCTGAAGGCTCGCGCGATGAACTGA